DNA sequence from the Solidesulfovibrio fructosivorans JJ] genome:
CGCTGTTCCTGTCGCGGCTGCGCAACGTGCCCGATTTCGAAGTCGGCTTGCTGCGCGCCGAATTCATGCTCGGCAACATCGGCGTCCATCCCCAGGCCCTCGAAGCCTATGACAACGGCACCCTGCCGGCATTGATCGAGAGCAAGCTCAAGGACTTCGACGCCAAGCTGACCAAAATCGTGCGCGAACAGATGGCCGCTGGCTACATCAATGTCGAGATCAAGCTTCGCAGCTACGTCGGGCTCATCACCGGCCTGGCGACAGAGCTTGACGCCCTGGCCGACCATGCCGGCGCCCGGGGCACGGACGAGGTCATGGCCGTGCACCGCCGCATCCGCGAACTGGAGAAAAAGCTCGACCACCACCTGGAAGAGGTCACCCGCCGCCTGGATCTGCTCAAGACCTCCTCCGACCTCGCCACCCACGTGGCCATCGTGCTCGGCTACTGGGACGAGCTCCAGGAAAAGGCTGTGGATCCCGACGCGGTCAAACGCCGTTACGAGATCAAGGCCCATATCGAAGATCGCGTGGCCGCCGTGGCCGAAGAGCCCATCATCAAGGACACCCTGGCCAAGATCAGGGCCATGCGCCAGGAAGTGGCGCGCCAGGTCGGCATCAAGGGCGAGATCGACGACCTCAATGGGCTTCTGGCCAAAATTCGCAAGCAGCTCTTCTCCCGGGGTTTCCGCAGCGGCAAGGAACTCTACGTCCAGACCCTGTCCCAAGGCTTGGGGCTTTTCGCCATGGCTTTCCACGGCAAGCCCATCCTCTACCGGACCACCGACTTCAAATCCAACGAGTACAGAAACCTGCTCGGCGGCAATCTGTTCGAGACCGTCGAGGACAACCCCATGCTCGGCTACCGGGGCGTGTCGCGCAACATCCACGACTGGGAGATCGAGTCGTTCAAGCTTGCCCGCGGCATCTTCGGCGGCAAGAACCTGCACATCATGCTGCCCTTCGTGCGCACCGTGGAGGAGGCTACCTCCATGAAGCGCTACCTGGAGCGGGTGCACAATCTCCACTCCGGCGACGACGGGCTCAAGATGTTCATCATGTCCGAGATCCCGAGCAACGCCATCCTGGCCAAGCAGTACATCCAGGAGTTCGACGGCTTCTCCATCGGCTCCAATGACATGACCCAGATGGTGCTCGGCACCGACCGCGACAATCCGGCCCTGCGCCACATCTACGACGAGGAGGACCCGGCCGTTGTCTGGGCGCTTCTGGTCACCATCTTCGCCGGCCAGAAGTACGGCAAGAAGGTGGGCTTTTGCGGCCAGGGCGTGTCCAACAGCGTCATCCTGCGCGGCCTCGTCGCCATCGCCGGCATCGTGTGCGCCTCGGTCGTGCCCGACACCTACTACCGCACCAAGTTCGACATGGCCCACGTGGAGTCCGAGGACATCCCGGTCAGCCGCCTCGGCGAATGGCTGGCCGCCCAGCACTTGGAACGCCTCAAGGCCGTTTTGATCGAGAACAAATACGAGCACATCGTCAAGAAGTACGATACCGCCGCGGACATCAAGGACTGGTACGACGGCGAAATGACCCGGCTCGCCGAACAGCTGCGCGAGAATCTGGAAAGCGCCAAGGCCCATTTCTACCACCAGGAACTGGAGAGCTTCCGGCGTCTGTTCCACAAGCCGGTGCTCTACGCCACCTGGGATTGGTCCGGCACCGTCTTCGACGCCATGCGTCAGGCCGGCTTCGACTCCTACAAGGAGCAGGCCGAGGCCCTGGCCGCCCAGCGCGCCAAGAAGTGGTAGGGTAGAGTAGGGTATAGGGTAGGAAGAGAAGAGGGGGGATGCCTCCGGCGGCCAGGGGGAAACTTTTTGAAAAAAGTTTCCCCCTGGACCCCCTTCAAAAACTTATAACGGGGTTTTATTTAAAATTCCCCGAATGGCTGAGAGAAGCAGATATGCTTCTTTTCGGCGACCATCATGAAAGAGGCCGTCCGGTTTTCACCGGACGGCCTCTTTGACGATGATCCCTACAAGGTAAAAGATTTAGGAAGGGGAGAGCGCAAGAGGGGAGAACCCTTTTTAAAGGGTTTCCCCTCTCGCACTGTTCTCGTATTCCTTGATCATTACATCTTGTTGAGAATGTTATCGTCGATCCAGTGCTGGTCCCACCATTCGACAGGGGAGGTGGGGTGTCCGAAGACCAGCACGCCGAAGTGCAGGTGGTCGCCGCCGGCGAGGCCCGTGGCCCCGGTTTTGGCGATGATCTGGCCCTTTTTGACTTCCTGCCCGTCCTTGACGTCGATTTCCCGCAGGTGGGCGTAAAGGGTCTGGAGTCCCAGGCCGTGGTCGATGATGACGGCGTTGCCGTAGATGCCGAAGAAGCCGGTGAAGACGACCTTGCCGCTGTTGGCCGCCGGCACCGGCGCGGCTTCCAGGGAGGCCAGGTCCACGCCCAGGTGGGTTTCCTGATCGATTTCCTTGCCGTTGTAATAGTAGGTCCGGTGGTCGCCGAAACCGGCTTTGGGCGCGGCATTGGGCAGGCGCAGGAAGGCCTTTTTATCCCAGAGCATGGTCGGGGCCGTTGCCATGGCCAGGTCGTGCAGCTTGGCCCGGTTTTTCTTGCGCAGTTCCTTGTTGACCCGCAGGTAGATCTCGAGATTGTCGCGGGTGTCGGTGATGATATTGTAATACTGGGGCATCTTGGAATCGAGAAAGTTGTCAGAGATATTGATTCTGTCCTGGCGGAATTTGCGGGGAATGGCCTGGTAGCGGAACGTGGCGTAGGCGGTGTTGCCGGCCTTGTCCACGGCTTTGACCCTGGGCACGAAGTCCTTGGGGTCCATGTTGTAGGGAAAGACGAACAGCCCGAAATATTTTCCGTTTTCCTGTTTGAAGGCCGGGAAGAAGTCGTCGCCGACCACCACACCGGCGCTTTCGGGCTCTTCGCTCAGCTGAAAGGACACCGCGCCCACGCCGCCCTGGCGCACGTTGTGGGCGAGGCTTAGCACGTCGATGCGCGGCGGAATGGTGTCCAGGGTGGCATTCTTGGTCAGCTTGACCGTATTGCCGGCGCCGAAGTTGGCCAGGGAGCGGTCGGTGGCCGTGGCCAAGAGGGTAAACGGTCCGTCATGCAGGCCGGCCGGCTCCAGGGTGAATTTTTCCTCCGCCGCTTTGACGGGCATGGTGTAGGCTTTGTCGAGCAGGGTGATCTGTTTGTCGCCCTGGGTCACGACGACCTTGGCGTTTTTGAGTCCCGCCCCGGCGTCCTTGAGCGTCAGGGTGAATTCCCGTTTGGGCGCGGCCACCGCGCTGTCCGGGGATAGCGCGATTTCGGGCTTGACGGTGTCGGTCAGGAAAAAATACCAGGCCGCGCCGGCGGCCAGAGCCAGAATCAAAAAAAAGACAAAAACGAGTTTCTTCATGCTTGCTCCCTCACGTGGGTCGACCGCTTCATACCGGCCGGGCTTGGAAGGCGCAACCCCGCCTCAGGTCGAAAGGGACTTGCCCCAAAGGGCTGTTGCGGGCTACTGCCTTGGTATGCCTGCAAATGGTCGGTCCCAGGAGCCCTTATGAACGCCTTGCGCTTGTTGTGCCTGACGGTCTGCTGCCTGTGCGGCCTGGCCCTGTCGTGGGGGCCGGGCCCCGCTTTGGCCGGCCAAGGGGATACGGCGCTTTGGCGGTCCATCACGGAAGGGGTGCGCCAAAGTCTCGCCCTGAAAAGCCGGGAACTTGCGCAGATCCAGGCGGAATTGCCGGCGGCCAAGGCGGCTCTGGCCCAGACCCTGGGGCAGGAAAGCAGCCGGCTCGACCAGGTGCTGCTGCTGCGCGGGGTGGCCGGGGACACGCCCTGGGCCAGCCGCACGCTCATGATGCAGCTGCGCGAAATCGACAATGCCGTGGATGTGGCCAGCGGCTCCCTGGAGGATATGCACGACAGGCTGGCCCGCACCAAGGAGGAATACGCCACCCTGCGCCAGATACGGCAGCAGAACGCCAGCCGGGAATACACCGATCTCGTGAGCGAGGAACTGGCCGGTCCCGGGCGGGATTTCCGGGAACTCAAGGACCAGGTGGACACGGTCAAGGCGGACGTGGACGCCGCCTTGGCCCAGGCGACGAGCCTGAAAAAGGATGTCCGCGAGGCCAGGAAAAACGAGATCGAACGCTTTGTTCGCGTCTTTGGCGAGACCTATTTCGCTTCTTCCGGTTCGCTGCTCCGCCTGGCCAACCTGCGCGGCGCCATGGACGATCTGCGCCAATGGGTCGATACCGCGCCGCGTTTTTGGGGGCCCATCCTGGCCTGGACCGATTGGGGCCGGTTTTGCCTGACCGGGCTTTTCGGCTTCGCGGCCTTTTGGGCGGTGATCACCCTGGCCCGGCGGCATTGGCCGGCTGTCGGCGGGTTTTCCCGGGCCGGGCTTTTCTGGCTCGCCGTCGGTCTGGGGCTGGGGCTGGCCCGTCATACGGTCCTTTTCGCCGGCAACCAGTTCACGTCCCTGCCCTGGGTGCTGGCGACCTGCTGGGGGCTTGTGCTGCTTATGCCGCATGGGCCGTTACTGTCCGTGCTTTTCGGTTGTTTCACGGCCGCCGCCTGCATGGACGTCCTCAATATGCCGGCCAGCACCATCGGCATCGTCTGGCCGGCGGTGGCCGCAACCGCCGTCATGCGGCTGCGCCGCGCCGGGACCGCCGGACCCTCGATCGTCGGGTTCCTTGCCGCCACGGCGGTCGCCGGGATTTTCGGCTTCGGCCCCCAGGCGACCGCCTTGACCGAGGCGCTTTTCATGCTGCTTTTGGCCCTTGGGCTCACGGCGGCCATCCAACGCCGCCTGGACGGGCTGGCCGCCGGGCGCAAGCATTCCCTGGCCGGTCTGGCCTCGCCGCTGGCCGTGACGCTGATGGCCACGCTGTATGTGGTCTGGGTGCTGGTCTTCATGGGCGGTCCGGGGCTTATGGACCGCGTTTTTGGCCTGCGCCTTTCCATCGGCAAGGCGACCTTTTCCCTGGACGCGTTGCCCACGCTGTTCGTGGTGTTTTTCCTGTTGCGCCTGATGCAGGCCTGGTTTGCCCAGTTGCTCGCCCTCGTGCGGCTTCGCGGCCGGACCGTGGAACCGGCCCTGGCCCACACCGTGGGCGCGGTCTTTTCCTATCTGACCTGGACGCTTTTCGTGCTGTTCGCCCTGCATCTTTTCGCCGTGCCGCTCGGGGCGCTGACCTGGATCGCCAGCGGCCTGTCGGTGGGCATCGGCTTCGGCCTCAAGGACATCGTCAACAACTTCGTCAGCGGCCTGATCATCATGTTCGGCGGGGCGGTCAAGAAAGGGGACATCATCCAGCAAGGGAAAAATTTCGGCGAAGTGGTGGATTTGTCGGTGCGCAACACCATCATGCGCACCCTGGACAACACCACGGTCATCATCCCCAATTCGAGCTTTTTGCGCGGCGAGATCGTCAATATGACCTATCAGGACGCTTCCATGCGCCTGACGATTCCGGTGACGGTCGCGCCCGGCACCAAACTCAAGAAGGTGCGCAAAATTCTGCTCACCGCGGCGAAGAACCATCCCGACGTATTGAAGAAGCCGTCGCCGGAGGTGGCGATGGTCGCCTTCGCCCGTTTCGGCCTCCAGTTCGAGCTGTATGTCTGGATCGACAACTTCATGAAGAAATTCCAGGTGCAGTCGGAACTGACCACGACCATCGACCAGGAGTTCCAGGACAACAAGATCATGTTGGCCTTCCAGGGCGTGAAGGTGAAGTACAAGCCCAAGGGAACGGAGGCCATGCAGCTCGAGGCCATGCGCGAGGAGTTGCGGCGCAAGCGCTCGGGAACCCTCAAACGTTCGCGCGTGTTGCGCCGGGTGCATGCCAGGAGACGCTGGCCGGCGCCCGCCGCGGCCCGGTCCGGGGAGGAGTGATGTCGCGCCGCCCGTTGTTGACGGCTCTGTTGGTTTTGGTTTGCCTGTGCGGCGTGCCGTGGCCGTCCGCCTGGGCTCGCAAGGGCCCGGCCGTCCCGCCGCCCAAGGTGGTCACCATCGGCGTGGTCGAGGCGCCGCCTTTCGTCATAAAGGACGAGCATGGCCATTTTGTCGGCATCGCCATGGACCTGTGGCGCGA
Encoded proteins:
- a CDS encoding mechanosensitive ion channel domain-containing protein; its protein translation is MNALRLLCLTVCCLCGLALSWGPGPALAGQGDTALWRSITEGVRQSLALKSRELAQIQAELPAAKAALAQTLGQESSRLDQVLLLRGVAGDTPWASRTLMMQLREIDNAVDVASGSLEDMHDRLARTKEEYATLRQIRQQNASREYTDLVSEELAGPGRDFRELKDQVDTVKADVDAALAQATSLKKDVREARKNEIERFVRVFGETYFASSGSLLRLANLRGAMDDLRQWVDTAPRFWGPILAWTDWGRFCLTGLFGFAAFWAVITLARRHWPAVGGFSRAGLFWLAVGLGLGLARHTVLFAGNQFTSLPWVLATCWGLVLLMPHGPLLSVLFGCFTAAACMDVLNMPASTIGIVWPAVAATAVMRLRRAGTAGPSIVGFLAATAVAGIFGFGPQATALTEALFMLLLALGLTAAIQRRLDGLAAGRKHSLAGLASPLAVTLMATLYVVWVLVFMGGPGLMDRVFGLRLSIGKATFSLDALPTLFVVFFLLRLMQAWFAQLLALVRLRGRTVEPALAHTVGAVFSYLTWTLFVLFALHLFAVPLGALTWIASGLSVGIGFGLKDIVNNFVSGLIIMFGGAVKKGDIIQQGKNFGEVVDLSVRNTIMRTLDNTTVIIPNSSFLRGEIVNMTYQDASMRLTIPVTVAPGTKLKKVRKILLTAAKNHPDVLKKPSPEVAMVAFARFGLQFELYVWIDNFMKKFQVQSELTTTIDQEFQDNKIMLAFQGVKVKYKPKGTEAMQLEAMREELRRKRSGTLKRSRVLRRVHARRRWPAPAAARSGEE
- a CDS encoding M23 family metallopeptidase, producing the protein MKKLVFVFFLILALAAGAAWYFFLTDTVKPEIALSPDSAVAAPKREFTLTLKDAGAGLKNAKVVVTQGDKQITLLDKAYTMPVKAAEEKFTLEPAGLHDGPFTLLATATDRSLANFGAGNTVKLTKNATLDTIPPRIDVLSLAHNVRQGGVGAVSFQLSEEPESAGVVVGDDFFPAFKQENGKYFGLFVFPYNMDPKDFVPRVKAVDKAGNTAYATFRYQAIPRKFRQDRINISDNFLDSKMPQYYNIITDTRDNLEIYLRVNKELRKKNRAKLHDLAMATAPTMLWDKKAFLRLPNAAPKAGFGDHRTYYYNGKEIDQETHLGVDLASLEAAPVPAANSGKVVFTGFFGIYGNAVIIDHGLGLQTLYAHLREIDVKDGQEVKKGQIIAKTGATGLAGGDHLHFGVLVFGHPTSPVEWWDQHWIDDNILNKM